TGGGAATTTCGTCAGGAATGATAAGTCTTTTGGCACGATGGATCACAGGGAATACAATTCTTTCTTCACCTGAATCATTAGTGAAATACGGTCTTTTAGGTGGAATTGGTTATTCTCTAGTAGGTGCGTTTTCTATTTTTATGTTCGGAACATTTGCAAATAAAATTAGATTTAGATTTCCAGATGTAGAAACGATCGGGGATGTTTTTCAAGAGAGGCTTCGAAAAGATGGCTATTGGTTAATGACAATTATAATCTTATTCCTAGGATTAGATTCTTTATTCATGCAAGCGGTAGGAGCAGCCGTTTTATTTGATTTATTATTTAATATACCATTTACTGTTTCTCTATTTTTCTTCTTCTTTTATTGTTTTATCATAGCAGGGCTGGGTGGTATGAAGTGGATACAAAAATTTGAAGGGATTTCTATTTTCTTTATTTTTGCTGCAATCATTTTCATTCCATTGTACTTTTTCATACAAGAAGGAGCTTTTAAAGTTTACGATGGCATTAGATTATATCATCCCTATTTGTTGTTTGCTAAAAACCATGAAGCATATTTTTTTATTGCGACGTTTATGTTAGTTGCCTGTGGACAAGTACTTACAGACCGATCGACTTGGCAAAGATTATATATGATTGAACAGAAAAAAGTTCGTATTACTTTTTGGTCAACAGCGTTTGTTTGGAGCACGATACCTATAGCTCTTTCTGCAATGCTGTTGATTGTTATTTTTGAAGGATCTTTTGGCGAAACATATACCCTTTTGTTTCAATTAATAACAAAAATAGATCCTATTTTTCTTTCGGTTTTATTCTTTTTATTTTGTTTTGGTGCTTTATCCACAACGATAAAT
The nucleotide sequence above comes from Psychrobacillus glaciei. Encoded proteins:
- a CDS encoding SLC5/6 family protein, which codes for MARWITGNTILSSPESLVKYGLLGGIGYSLVGAFSIFMFGTFANKIRFRFPDVETIGDVFQERLRKDGYWLMTIIILFLGLDSLFMQAVGAAVLFDLLFNIPFTVSLFFFFFYCFIIAGLGGMKWIQKFEGISIFFIFAAIIFIPLYFFIQEGAFKVYDGIRLYHPYLLFAKNHEAYFFIATFMLVACGQVLTDRSTWQRLYMIEQKKVRITFWSTAFVWSTIPIALSAMLLIVIFEGSFGETYTLLFQLITKIDPIFLSVLFFLFCFGALSTTINAEIHATTIHFIKHIRLPLKSSMTDQQMRKESYIFSGLLLLFLLIVTHFAKFTLLDFLFFYGHLYAASIPVMLIIIFSKRKISRLLPYSIIAGWLISVTLFGGLTSLQTIWISFFLSGVFSVLSMLFARVEFSSRYSK